The Clostridiales bacterium FE2011 sequence TTTTCCCTGATTTCCGCAAAATGTGCGAGAATAACGGAATCCATACCAAATCGAAAAGAATCCTTTTTTTGGATCAGCCTCAGTCCTTCAAGCTGGAGATCTTCTATTGTTTCATCCTCTTTGAGTATAATGCTCACCTGTATCCTCCCAAAATCAGGGATGTGCCATTTGCACATCCCTGATTTTTCATCTGTCCCTTCGTGATATCAGATATCTATCACAACAGGATTTTCTTTCTTCTCATCGTCCTGTTCCTGTACCCTTGTATCAAACAGGCTCTGATAGAGCTTAATGTATTCCTTTGCAGAATGATTCCAGCTGAAGTCACCGTTCATTCCGCGCATCTGCAGTTTCTTCCAGATTTCCGGGTAATTTTTGTAATACTCGCATGCACGTTCAATGGTGTGAAGCATATCATGCGCATTGTAGTTGAAGAAAGTGAATCCGTTTCCCTCTCCGTTGAAATCATTGTAGCTGAGTACAGTATCACGGAGTCCTCCGGTTTCTCTGACAATCGGAATCGTTCCGTATCTCATGGCGATCATCTGGCTGAGTCCGCAAGGTTCAAACTGGCTGGGCATCAGGAACATATCAGCCCCGGCATAGATTTTGTGAGCCAGCGTATGATCCATTGTAAATCTTGCTGCAACCCTGCCCTTGTATTCTGTTTCTGCCCAGCTGAACAAATTAAAATACCTTCCTTCTCCCATGCCGAGGACAACCAGCTGCACATCATGCCGCATAATATCGGCAATCACATAATCAACCAGATCCAGCCCCTTCTGATTGCTGAGGCGCCCGACCATACCGATAACGGGTACGTCCGGTTTGACTTCAAGGCCAAGTTCCTCCTGAAGGTCTTGCTTGCATTCAGCCTTTCCATCCATCTTTTTCACTGAATAGTTTGCTTTGATCTTTCCATCAGCCGAAGGATCATATTCCTTCATATCAATCCCGTTCAGAACGCCCTTGAGTTCTCTGTGCCGGGCCCTGAGCAATCCATCCAGCCTTTCTCCGTAATAGGCAGTCTGAATTTCCTCTGCATAGGAGGGACTTACGGTTGTAATCAGATCTGTGTATACCAGAGCTGCTTTCATAAAATTAGCGCATCCGAAGCATTCAAGCTTATCGTCTGTCCACAGACTGTCCCCCAGGCCCAGGATATCCTGAACTTCACGGATTCCGAAAATCCCCTGATACTGCAGATTGTGAATCGTAAAGACTGTTTTTATATTTGCATAGAAAGGAAGATGGGCATACTGGATTTTCAGAAGAGCCGGCACCATGCCGCTTTGCCAGTCATGTGCATGAATAATATCAGGTTGGAAGTCCACCAGAGGAAGCATATTCAGTGCGCCACGGCAGAAGAAGCCAAATCGTTCATATTCATCCCCGCCCATACCGTAGATATAGGGACGGCCGAAATAATACTTGTTATCCATAAAGTACCATTTCACACCGTCTTTTTCGATCATTTCTATGCCGCAGTACTGACGCCGCCAGCCCAGCTGCACTTCAAAATCGCATACATGCGACATTTTCTGCATGTATTCCTGCGGAATTGTACTGAATTGAGGAATGATTACACGAACATCATGTCCTTCTTTCGCCAGAACCGGCGCTAATGCACCAACAACATCGGCAAGTCCGCCCGTTTTTACAAATGGAACTGATTCACTGGCGACAAAAAGAATCTTCATTTTGTAACAACACTCCCTTATGATCAGATAACCACATTCTTGGCAATCACGATCGGATAAGCTTCCGGACCGATCAGTTTCGTGTTCTTCTTGATGACAGTCTGTTTGTCAAGGATACAATTCTCTATATATGCGCCTTCCTGTACCTGGCCATCCTGCATGATGATGCAATTCTTTACATGGGCATTCGGAGCTACCCGAACGCCCCTGAACAGCACACTGTTTTCAATCGTTCCCTCTATCTGGCAACCGTCTGCAACAAGAGAATTGACCGAATGTGATTCTGTGCTGTAAAAAGCGGGCATTTCATCCCTGACCTTCGTAAATACAGGCAGTTCATCTATAAACAGTTTTTTCCGGATTTCCGGTTTAAGTATATCCATATTGAACTTGAAGTAACTCTGAACGGAATCGATATTCCAGCAGACACCGGTGTATTCAAATGCGTTCACTTTAGCCTGTTTTTCCTGTACAAGTTTCAGGAGGAGATCCCTGGCAAGATCATGCAGTCCATGTGCTACTGCTTTGTCAACAAGTTCCTTCAGGAACTCCCGCTTCATCAGGCAAACCTGCATAAAGGTGTTTTCATAATTTGGGTGCGTCGGTTCAACTTCAATGTCTTTAACGTTTCCCTCTTCGTCCAGCGAGATATATGTTCCGAATTCATCGCGTTTCATGGAGGGATCCTTCGTATACATCAGCGTGATATCAGCGCCTGTATTTTCATAAAACGCAATCATATCCTTGAAATGTGCATTATAAATGATGTTGCTGTTACTGAGCACTACGAGTTCCTGTTTGCTTCTGTTGAGGTAATCTGTATTTGAACGGAGTCCGTCGAGCACGCCGGGATACAGCCCCACATTCTCACGCGTCAGGAAAGGCGGCAGAATATGAAGCCCGTTCGTTTTTCCATGAAGATCCCATTCTTTTCCCGAACCAAGATGGTCCATAAGGCTGTGATAGTTCTTCTGCATGATAACACCGATGTTCTTCATGCCACCGTTTACCATGCTGGAAACCAGAAAATCGATCACACGGAAACGGCCTGCAACAGGAAGCGCGGCAATTGCTCTTATGATCGTCAGTTCGCGAAGCCGGGCATCATTTTCACCGGTATAAATAATCCCCATTACATCCTTCATCTTATATTATCTTCCTTTCGTACATTTCGTCAGCATTCAAAAAGTATAGGATTCATCAACCTGCGTGCCTGACGGAACCGAAACACCTGCAGGCAGTGTCACTCCCTGCCCGATTACGGCAATATTACCGCTGTCTTCGCCGATGATTGAACCTGCTCCGACAGTAGCATTTTCAGCCACAATGGAGCGGCGGACAATAGCCCCCCGTTTGATAATACTTCCGGGCATCACGACGCTGTATTCTATGTCTGCGCCTTCCTCAACAACCACTCCGGCGAACAGAACTGAATGATTTACTTTTCCATATACTTCACAGCCTTCTGTGATCAACGTGTTTGTGACTACAGCGCCTTCTGAAATATAATGGGGTGGCATACCCGGATTCTTGGAATAGATACGCCATTTTTTATCATGCATGTTCATAGGCATCGGATTGTCAATAAGATCCATATTGGCTTCCCACAGGCTTTCTATGGTACCCACATCTTTCCAATACCCGTTGAAATCATAGGCGACAAGAACCTGTTTGTCTCTGAGCATGTTCGGTATAATGTTTTTACCGAAGTCATTGGAACTGTTCTTGTCTGCTTCATCTTCTGTAAGATAATGACGGAGCTTTTCCCATGTAAAGATATATACGCCCATGGAGGCTTTATTGCTTTTGGGATTCTGAGGCTTTTCCTCAAATTCCACGATTGTGCCGTCCGGATCGGTATTCATGATCCCGAATCGTGATGCTTCTTCCCAGGGAACTTCACGTACGGCAATTGTCGCATCTGCTCCGTGGCTGATATGGTAATCAAGCATTGCATTATAGTCCATTTTGTAAATATGATCGCCGCTCAGGATCAGAACATAGTCCGGGTGATACTGCTCAATGAATGCCATGTTCTGATAAATAGCATTGGCAGTACCGCGATACCATTCTCCGCTTTTTCCTTTCTGATAAGGAGGGAGCACAAATACACCGCCGTTTGATATGTCCAGATCCCAGGGAGCACCGCTTCCGATGTACGCGTTCAGTTCAAGCGGCTGGTACTGCGTCAGTACGCCGACTGTGTCGATACCGCTGTTGGTACAGTTGCTCAGAGGAAAATCGATAATTCTGTATTTTCCTCCGTACGGTACAGCAGGTTTTGCAACGTTTTTTGTCAGTATACCCAGACGGCTGCCCTGGCCTCCGGCCAAAAGCATCGCAATGCAGGTCTTCTTTCTTAACACGCTTTACACGCTCCTTTATGATGTGGAATATTGTTATTTCTTAGACCGTGGTTGTTGTTACCCTTCTTGTTTAATTATTTTACAGTTTACTGATTATATTCGTCAAGTGCTGATTCTTTTTTGCATATATACTGATAATACTGATTGATCATTGCAAAACTTATGTTATAATAATTTACTGATTTTTATAAAATATTTTTTATTTTAATGGAATCAGAGTAGATTTACACTCGTTGTATGTACGGAAGAGGTGAGAAAACATTGTCCCTTCAGCCTGAAATTTCCGGCAGCTCTTCCGGTTCTCTGTCTTTTGATCAGCTTTATGAGCTGTACGCAACAGACGTGCTTCGTGTTTCATATTACTATCTGGGCAATCGTGAAATGGCTGAAGATGTCACTCAGGATGTCTTTGTCAAGCTCATTACGAATAATCCTGTCCTGGAAGAAGGACGGGAGAAGGCCTGGCTTCTGAAAGTGGCACTGAACCGTTGCAGGGATTTGTGGCGCAGCTCCTGGATCAAAAAAGTGGTTTTGGGTCATCCCGGGTTTGAATGTTTTCCCGCGCCGGATGAAATAGGACAGATGGCGGATCAGCAATCCCTCGCAGAAGCCGTTAATCGCCTGAAACCTGAGTTTAAGGAAGTTGTCCTTTTGTTCTACTATCAGGGTTTTAATGTTACAGAAATCGCTAATATGCTTCAGATCGCCGAAGGGACCGTTTCTTCCAGATTAAGCAGAGCCAGAGACAAGCTACAGAAAGAATTGAAAGGAGATGATCAGCAGTGATTCAACCCGAGGAACTTCGCTCAGCCACAGACAAAGCATTATACAGCCTGACTGCAGATGAATCTCTTAAACAAAGAATTCTTCTTAAGGCTTCTCAGACTACTCAGACTCATCGTGACAGCGTATTTCGTCCTGTCATGAAACTATGTGCAGTTGTCGGCGTATTACTGCTCATGGTTATCGCACTGAACAGTGTACGTCCGCTCTCACCTTCCTCTCCCGGCGAAATGAATGTTTTTGCGGCAGGTGGAAAAGATACCGCAGGAACATCTTTTCCCCAGATTGACATCGATCATGTATCCGGCGTTTCCTTTGGAGGCATTGATTATCAGGATGAAACACAGTATACCGAGCTGATCCGGATTCTACAGACCGAATCAAAGGAAACGGATGCCTTAATTCCCGAAAATGGTGAACGTATTGTCATCCGGATGGAAGACGGGAAAGAATATGCATTCGGTATCAGTGAACCATATGTTTTCACTGATGACAAATGCTGGACATGCAGCGGGTTTTTTAAACTTCTGCAGGACTAAGGAAATATCATCCTCATACAAACGGCTGTTTCTGATAATCAGAAACAGCCGTTTTCTTCAAGATATTTTTCAAGTTTTCTTTTGACTCTTTGCAGCGCATTATCAATTGATTTAACATGGCGGCCCAGGGTTTCAGCGATTTCCTGATAGCTTTTTCCGTCAAGATAGGCTGCCAGGACCTCCTGCTCCAGTCCGGATAAAACCTCGTTGATTTTCCTGTGTATATTGCCCAGGTTCTCCTGATTGATAATCATTTCCTCAGGATTGCCGCTGTTGCCCTCCATAATAATATCAAGGAGTGTCCTGTCACTTTCTTCATCATATAAAGGTTTATTCAGTGACACATAGCTGTTCAGCGGTATATGTTTCTGCCTTGTAGCCGTTTTAATTGCCGTGATAATCTGTCTTGTAATGCACAGCTCGGCAAAGGCACGGAAAGAGCTGAGTTTTTCCTGTTTGTAGTCACGGATTGCTTTGTATAATCCAATCATACCTTCCTGGACAATATCCTCATGATCAGCGCCGATCAGGAAATAACTTCTCGCTTTAGATCTGACGAAGTTCTTATATTTGTTCAGCAGGAACTCTTCCGCCATTGTATCGCCGTCGTGGCAGAGCTGTACAATCTCTTCATCGGAATATCCGCTGAACCTTTCCCTGAACGGAATGATTTCATCTCCGTTATCAGCCTCTTCAATCCGATCCGGTTGCCTGAAGTTTTTTTCTTTATCCGTTTCAGAAGATTTCGTATTGATGTAATCCATAGAACAACTCCAGTTTATATCTCTGATTACTTCCTGCATTCAAGAACACGAT is a genomic window containing:
- the glgA gene encoding glycogen synthase GlgA is translated as MKILFVASESVPFVKTGGLADVVGALAPVLAKEGHDVRVIIPQFSTIPQEYMQKMSHVCDFEVQLGWRRQYCGIEMIEKDGVKWYFMDNKYYFGRPYIYGMGGDEYERFGFFCRGALNMLPLVDFQPDIIHAHDWQSGMVPALLKIQYAHLPFYANIKTVFTIHNLQYQGIFGIREVQDILGLGDSLWTDDKLECFGCANFMKAALVYTDLITTVSPSYAEEIQTAYYGERLDGLLRARHRELKGVLNGIDMKEYDPSADGKIKANYSVKKMDGKAECKQDLQEELGLEVKPDVPVIGMVGRLSNQKGLDLVDYVIADIMRHDVQLVVLGMGEGRYFNLFSWAETEYKGRVAARFTMDHTLAHKIYAGADMFLMPSQFEPCGLSQMIAMRYGTIPIVRETGGLRDTVLSYNDFNGEGNGFTFFNYNAHDMLHTIERACEYYKNYPEIWKKLQMRGMNGDFSWNHSAKEYIKLYQSLFDTRVQEQDDEKKENPVVIDI
- the glgD gene encoding glucose-1-phosphate adenylyltransferase subunit GlgD, which produces MKDVMGIIYTGENDARLRELTIIRAIAALPVAGRFRVIDFLVSSMVNGGMKNIGVIMQKNYHSLMDHLGSGKEWDLHGKTNGLHILPPFLTRENVGLYPGVLDGLRSNTDYLNRSKQELVVLSNSNIIYNAHFKDMIAFYENTGADITLMYTKDPSMKRDEFGTYISLDEEGNVKDIEVEPTHPNYENTFMQVCLMKREFLKELVDKAVAHGLHDLARDLLLKLVQEKQAKVNAFEYTGVCWNIDSVQSYFKFNMDILKPEIRKKLFIDELPVFTKVRDEMPAFYSTESHSVNSLVADGCQIEGTIENSVLFRGVRVAPNAHVKNCIIMQDGQVQEGAYIENCILDKQTVIKKNTKLIGPEAYPIVIAKNVVI
- a CDS encoding glucose-1-phosphate adenylyltransferase, producing the protein MLRKKTCIAMLLAGGQGSRLGILTKNVAKPAVPYGGKYRIIDFPLSNCTNSGIDTVGVLTQYQPLELNAYIGSGAPWDLDISNGGVFVLPPYQKGKSGEWYRGTANAIYQNMAFIEQYHPDYVLILSGDHIYKMDYNAMLDYHISHGADATIAVREVPWEEASRFGIMNTDPDGTIVEFEEKPQNPKSNKASMGVYIFTWEKLRHYLTEDEADKNSSNDFGKNIIPNMLRDKQVLVAYDFNGYWKDVGTIESLWEANMDLIDNPMPMNMHDKKWRIYSKNPGMPPHYISEGAVVTNTLITEGCEVYGKVNHSVLFAGVVVEEGADIEYSVVMPGSIIKRGAIVRRSIVAENATVGAGSIIGEDSGNIAVIGQGVTLPAGVSVPSGTQVDESYTF
- a CDS encoding sigma-70 family RNA polymerase sigma factor, with protein sequence MSLQPEISGSSSGSLSFDQLYELYATDVLRVSYYYLGNREMAEDVTQDVFVKLITNNPVLEEGREKAWLLKVALNRCRDLWRSSWIKKVVLGHPGFECFPAPDEIGQMADQQSLAEAVNRLKPEFKEVVLLFYYQGFNVTEIANMLQIAEGTVSSRLSRARDKLQKELKGDDQQ
- the sigH gene encoding RNA polymerase sporulation sigma factor SigH translates to MDYINTKSSETDKEKNFRQPDRIEEADNGDEIIPFRERFSGYSDEEIVQLCHDGDTMAEEFLLNKYKNFVRSKARSYFLIGADHEDIVQEGMIGLYKAIRDYKQEKLSSFRAFAELCITRQIITAIKTATRQKHIPLNSYVSLNKPLYDEESDRTLLDIIMEGNSGNPEEMIINQENLGNIHRKINEVLSGLEQEVLAAYLDGKSYQEIAETLGRHVKSIDNALQRVKRKLEKYLEENGCF